One window of Rasiella rasia genomic DNA carries:
- a CDS encoding S41 family peptidase has translation MKKYILLLACFCSISLFGQINTNKPVESFEKFWHFFDENYASFEEKNIDWNFQYKKNRAFITEKTPDTTLFRIFKSMLTDFKDDHVNLRAPSIDSFYNAGRKSLILERLGPIPGRERRARFNEMTETTLLKEGFKKLKFIGPEYKGRALFTYTDNGKIGYLRYTRSFSSHDFMNLSLTNTLLNQIFKSFQNLEGLVLDVRFNIGGDTSFTNNVLGRFLKERILGNYKQQRKRGRFANKKENYFGPRGRYQFLDKPVAVLLNDQTVSAADELTLVLKELPNVTLIGEPSNGSYSNMESKKLPNGWVTTLSYQRYFDAHGVNYEGLGTPVDIEVKNTLQDVENKSDSVLNRAILHLSKQ, from the coding sequence GTGAAAAAGTATATACTCTTACTTGCCTGTTTCTGTAGTATTAGTCTGTTTGGACAAATTAACACCAACAAACCTGTAGAATCTTTCGAAAAATTTTGGCATTTTTTTGACGAAAACTACGCAAGTTTTGAAGAAAAAAACATTGATTGGAATTTTCAATATAAAAAAAACCGCGCGTTCATAACTGAAAAGACACCAGACACAACACTTTTTCGCATATTTAAGAGTATGCTTACAGACTTTAAGGACGACCACGTAAATCTAAGAGCACCAAGCATAGATTCATTTTATAATGCGGGACGCAAATCTCTGATTTTAGAGCGCTTAGGACCCATCCCAGGGAGAGAACGAAGAGCACGTTTTAATGAGATGACTGAGACTACGTTATTAAAAGAGGGTTTCAAAAAATTAAAATTTATTGGTCCAGAATACAAAGGAAGAGCCCTTTTTACGTACACAGATAATGGAAAAATTGGATATCTTAGGTATACGCGGAGCTTTAGTTCTCATGACTTTATGAATCTATCGCTAACCAACACACTATTGAATCAGATTTTTAAAAGCTTTCAGAATTTAGAAGGTCTCGTCCTAGATGTGCGCTTTAATATAGGAGGTGATACTAGTTTCACAAATAATGTTTTAGGTCGTTTTTTAAAGGAACGTATTCTCGGAAATTACAAGCAGCAAAGAAAGAGAGGTAGATTTGCTAATAAAAAAGAAAACTACTTTGGTCCACGCGGACGCTATCAATTTTTAGATAAACCTGTAGCGGTACTACTTAACGACCAGACAGTAAGCGCTGCAGATGAACTCACCCTTGTATTGAAAGAGCTACCTAATGTTACGCTTATAGGTGAACCTTCAAATGGCAGTTATAGTAATATGGAATCAAAAAAACTGCCTAATGGTTGGGTAACCACACTTAGCTATCAACGTTACTTTGATGCTCACGGAGTTAATTATGAAGGGCTTGGTACACCGGTAGATATTGAAGTAAAAAATACACTACAAGATGTTGAAAATAAATCTGACTCGGTACTTAACCGAGCCATACTTCACCTTAGCAAACAATAA
- a CDS encoding sulfite exporter TauE/SafE family protein translates to MFAEISIWLLLGLFLLGAAAFTLSTISGGGGALLQIPILNFLLGTSQTAQVINLGSFISRPTRIVIFWKHIRWKVFWYYVPSAMLGAVVAAYLFSEVKIYWIQLIVGLFLVSTLFQYRFGKKERSFTVKLWYFIPLGFVISIIGTFTGGMGPILNPFLLNAGIDKEELIGTKSAQSFFLGAAQISSYAFFGLLSTKVWVLGIAMGLGAIVGNLIGKWLLQRMSKIAFRRWLIAIMVISGIILIIKAISEIS, encoded by the coding sequence ATGTTTGCTGAAATTTCAATTTGGTTATTATTGGGGCTTTTTTTATTAGGAGCTGCGGCGTTCACGCTTTCTACGATAAGTGGCGGTGGTGGTGCCCTACTACAAATTCCTATTTTAAACTTCCTTCTAGGTACATCACAAACCGCGCAGGTAATTAATCTTGGCAGCTTTATAAGTAGACCAACAAGAATTGTTATATTCTGGAAACACATTCGGTGGAAAGTGTTTTGGTATTACGTGCCATCGGCTATGCTTGGAGCCGTAGTGGCTGCGTATTTATTTTCTGAGGTTAAAATATATTGGATTCAATTAATTGTTGGATTATTTCTTGTAAGCACTTTATTTCAGTATCGTTTCGGAAAAAAGGAACGTTCTTTTACAGTAAAACTCTGGTATTTTATTCCCCTAGGCTTTGTTATTTCCATAATTGGAACATTTACCGGTGGTATGGGCCCGATACTTAATCCGTTTTTACTAAATGCGGGAATAGATAAAGAAGAGTTAATTGGCACTAAGAGTGCACAAAGCTTTTTCCTTGGAGCGGCCCAAATAAGCAGTTATGCCTTTTTCGGTTTGCTTAGCACAAAAGTTTGGGTTTTAGGTATTGCCATGGGATTAGGAGCAATTGTGGGTAATCTTATAGGTAAATGGTTACTTCAACGTATGTCGAAAATAGCCTTCAGGCGTTGGCTTATTGCTATTATGGTAATTTCAGGAATTATACTCATTATAAAGGCGATTTCAGAAATAAGCTAA
- a CDS encoding LysM peptidoglycan-binding domain-containing protein, with the protein MVKAKYQNVLNLGEKLNIQNGDVKVDGNKLHITGTANTQYEKNLLWDEIKAAGGENPSDIMADIKVADTTVYARHTVESGESLSKIAKHYYKDPMKYNAIFEANRDILKNPDMIHPGQELVIPNI; encoded by the coding sequence ATGGTTAAAGCAAAATATCAAAACGTACTCAATTTAGGTGAAAAATTAAATATTCAGAATGGTGATGTAAAGGTAGATGGAAACAAACTACACATTACTGGAACTGCAAATACTCAGTACGAGAAAAATCTGTTATGGGATGAGATTAAAGCCGCTGGAGGTGAAAATCCGTCAGATATTATGGCAGACATTAAAGTAGCAGACACAACAGTTTATGCACGTCACACAGTAGAAAGTGGAGAGTCGTTAAGTAAAATTGCAAAGCATTATTACAAAGACCCAATGAAGTATAACGCAATTTTTGAAGCAAATCGAGACATTCTTAAGAATCCAGATATGATTCATCCAGGACAAGAACTAGTAATTCCTAATATTTAG
- a CDS encoding fasciclin domain-containing protein: protein MKMIKLFMSLAVVAMLFASCDDTKKKEAEAKAEKEKMEMEAKMKAEEEAMMVKKEKMEAQNTSIASIAMRNENFSTLVLALKTASLAQTFMEPGEYTVFAPTNDAFAKVPEATMDMLMKPENKEKLQNLLKYHVVKGEWSAEAVMKAVNDNKNAYNVTTLAGENLVISVKDGKVKLKDAKGNTATVVMADVDASNGVIHAIDKVVMPKG, encoded by the coding sequence ATGAAAATGATTAAATTATTTATGTCGCTGGCAGTAGTAGCTATGCTATTTGCTTCTTGTGATGATACGAAAAAGAAAGAAGCCGAAGCGAAAGCTGAAAAGGAAAAAATGGAAATGGAAGCCAAAATGAAAGCCGAAGAAGAAGCTATGATGGTGAAAAAAGAGAAAATGGAGGCGCAAAATACTTCTATTGCTTCTATTGCCATGAGAAATGAAAATTTCTCTACACTCGTATTAGCATTGAAAACAGCTAGTTTGGCGCAAACCTTTATGGAGCCTGGTGAGTATACTGTATTTGCCCCAACCAACGATGCATTTGCTAAAGTACCAGAAGCTACTATGGACATGCTAATGAAACCAGAAAATAAAGAGAAACTGCAAAATCTACTTAAGTATCACGTTGTGAAGGGTGAGTGGAGTGCAGAAGCTGTGATGAAGGCAGTAAATGATAACAAAAACGCGTATAACGTAACTACATTAGCTGGCGAAAACCTAGTTATTTCTGTTAAAGACGGAAAAGTTAAGTTAAAAGATGCAAAAGGTAATACAGCCACTGTTGTGATGGCAGATGTTGATGCTTCTAACGGAGTAATACATGCAATTGACAAGGTGGTAATGCCAAAAGGATAA
- a CDS encoding HEAT repeat domain-containing protein, with protein MAFYDLTKEERAKKTADIQFELLHALKNKTLEPYEHYFNDEDIYIRKVTYLGVGRIYNAETSLRLPIISFLKKLATHQSELVRQTVVNAAGEIGMFQFEAVQPFFDQALNDSHHKVRNAVIGSLKKMSQKNPKPVLIWAAKYIEHPEKEIRREVCHGIELRGRTHPEDVLPLLAKLQFEETKRVRDTLVHVLGQISYKKDCLPKLISALQQWKDMQLVKDSLLEIIDVHSEKRYAKFTALTQREVVAYISKSFPNKIL; from the coding sequence ATGGCTTTTTACGACTTAACCAAAGAAGAGCGCGCAAAGAAAACAGCAGACATTCAGTTTGAGCTTCTTCATGCATTAAAAAATAAGACGCTAGAGCCTTATGAACACTATTTTAATGATGAGGATATTTACATTAGAAAAGTTACTTATTTGGGAGTTGGGCGTATTTACAATGCTGAAACTTCCTTGCGTTTGCCAATTATTTCCTTTCTAAAAAAACTAGCAACACACCAAAGTGAATTGGTACGACAAACAGTGGTAAACGCGGCTGGAGAAATTGGTATGTTTCAATTTGAAGCCGTACAACCCTTTTTTGACCAAGCCCTAAACGACTCACACCATAAGGTTAGAAACGCGGTTATTGGTTCACTTAAGAAAATGAGTCAGAAAAATCCGAAACCCGTTTTAATTTGGGCAGCAAAATATATAGAACATCCAGAGAAAGAAATTAGAAGAGAGGTATGTCACGGAATTGAACTACGTGGTCGTACTCATCCTGAAGATGTACTACCGCTCTTAGCAAAATTACAATTTGAAGAGACTAAACGTGTTAGAGACACCCTAGTTCATGTACTAGGACAAATTAGTTATAAGAAAGATTGTCTACCTAAATTAATTAGCGCCTTACAACAATGGAAAGACATGCAACTTGTTAAAGATTCCTTACTTGAAATTATTGATGTACATAGTGAAAAACGATATGCGAAATTTACTGCACTAACGCAGCGTGAGGTGGTTGCCTACATTTCAAAAAGTTTTCCAAATAAGATACTATAA
- a CDS encoding ATP-binding cassette domain-containing protein yields the protein MDRLHLHSVVKSFGNKKVLQGAALELTKGSVLGLFGRNGSGKSTLLQLLYGSLKADNISISIDDKKILPSEIIPKQLIGYCPQHSFLPKNLKVRDVIPLFHPSEEKQDMVFYDSHIATMTHKRVGNLSLGELKYFEVILLGHLPHPFLLLDEPFSMVEPLHKESLKHFLNAKQEEKGILITDHYYHDVLSISNENTVLKDGMLHKVATTADLQKFEYLTG from the coding sequence TTGGACAGACTTCATTTACATAGCGTTGTTAAGTCCTTCGGAAATAAGAAGGTATTACAAGGAGCAGCTTTAGAATTAACCAAAGGTTCTGTTTTAGGCCTCTTCGGAAGAAATGGCTCTGGAAAATCTACCCTCTTACAACTACTTTATGGAAGTCTGAAAGCAGACAATATTTCAATAAGTATAGACGATAAGAAAATTTTGCCTTCAGAAATTATTCCAAAACAACTTATTGGTTACTGTCCGCAGCACTCCTTCCTGCCCAAAAACTTAAAGGTACGGGATGTAATTCCGTTATTTCATCCTTCCGAAGAAAAACAAGATATGGTGTTTTACGATTCGCACATTGCAACCATGACCCATAAAAGAGTTGGCAACCTATCTTTAGGAGAATTAAAGTATTTTGAAGTCATTTTATTAGGGCATCTACCCCACCCTTTTCTACTGTTAGATGAGCCTTTCTCTATGGTTGAGCCCTTGCACAAAGAGAGTTTAAAGCATTTTTTAAACGCTAAACAAGAAGAGAAAGGTATTCTAATTACCGATCATTATTATCACGATGTACTCTCTATTTCTAATGAGAATACAGTTTTAAAAGACGGTATGTTGCACAAGGTGGCTACGACAGCCGATTTGCAAAAATTTGAATACCTTACTGGTTAA
- a CDS encoding amidohydrolase family protein, with amino-acid sequence MKIRIILLATLICCSIPSFAQKKKKKDTSEESTSWDVSSPGMGFNYKPHRFTTDEGTWMNLDVSPNGQTIVFDMLGDIYTMPITGGKATVIRSGIPFEIQPRFSPDGSKISFTSDAGGGDNIWVMDANGENARQVTKENFRLLNNAVWMPDGNSLIARKHFTSGRSLGAGELWQYHITGGSGLQLTERKNDQQDVNEPWVSSDGKYLYYSEDMYPGGFFQYNKDPNSQIYVIKRYDLSDGSTTTITGGPGGAARPTVSPDGKKLAFVKRVREKSVLYLHDIETGEEWPLYDKLNKDQQEAWAIFGVYPNFNWMPNSTDLVFWSGGKINRINSETLQVSEIPFTADVSIDLAETVHFTSPIETNTVSSKVIRDAVTSPDGKFLVFNALGYIWRKELPNGTPKRITTGTDFEFEPTISPDGRNIAYVSWSDLEKGALFVVPASGGIPTKLSTAKGIYRTPAYARNGRTIVFRKENGNSDLGFSHTKKPGIYTINTSGGEENFVVNKGENPSFSSDGKRIFLQTGGTYFGNLTKKLISVSLNGEDEKEHLISKYANHIVPSPDGNWVAFSNLHKVYVAPLVTNGKPITIDGKSNSVPVQQIARDAGVNIHWSPNSKKILWTLGDEYFSNTLQEKFSFIPGGAKTPSEMPTSGIKIGLSVPADTPSGKIAFTNARIITMNGDEVMESGTIIIEDNKIIGIGQKIGIPADAKIYDATGKTIMPGMVDAHAHIGAFRSGIPAQQNWQFMANLAYGVTTAHDPSANTETVFTLSELQKTGSLVGPRLFSTGFILYGADGDFKAVINSLDDARSSIRRTKAFGAKSVKSYNQPRREQRQQVLQAAREEGINVVPEGGSTFYHNITMVIDGHTGVEHNIPVAPIYKDVLEIWSKSGTGYTPTLIVNYGGLNGEYFYYQRDNVWENEKLLTFSPRAVIDARSRHRTMVPLSEYENGHVLVSKTAKQLSDAGVNVNMGAHGQLQGLGAHWETWMIAAGGMSNLEALKTATINAANYIGAGNDVGSLEVGKLADLIVLSKNPLENIENTNSIEMVMVNGRLYDANTMNEIGNNPKKRKMFWWEDNKQSEVFPWHQESNSFMHSGCNH; translated from the coding sequence ATGAAAATTCGCATCATACTCCTAGCTACACTTATATGCTGTAGCATTCCATCGTTCGCTCAAAAGAAAAAAAAGAAAGATACCTCTGAAGAAAGCACCTCTTGGGATGTTTCAAGTCCTGGAATGGGCTTTAACTATAAACCACATCGTTTTACAACAGACGAGGGAACGTGGATGAACCTAGACGTAAGTCCGAACGGACAAACCATAGTGTTCGACATGTTAGGCGATATTTACACCATGCCTATTACGGGAGGAAAAGCTACGGTTATAAGAAGTGGTATCCCTTTTGAAATTCAACCACGTTTTAGTCCAGACGGTTCAAAAATATCATTTACGAGCGACGCTGGCGGTGGTGATAATATTTGGGTGATGGATGCAAATGGGGAAAACGCTAGACAAGTCACCAAAGAAAATTTCAGATTATTAAACAATGCTGTATGGATGCCAGATGGCAACTCGCTAATTGCTCGAAAGCATTTTACCTCTGGTAGAAGTTTAGGCGCAGGAGAGTTATGGCAATACCATATTACTGGAGGTAGTGGTTTACAATTAACAGAACGCAAAAATGACCAACAGGATGTAAATGAACCTTGGGTTTCTTCTGATGGTAAGTACCTCTACTACTCTGAGGATATGTATCCTGGCGGATTTTTTCAGTATAACAAAGATCCAAACAGTCAAATCTACGTGATTAAGCGCTATGATTTAAGCGACGGGAGCACCACTACTATTACAGGTGGCCCTGGTGGCGCTGCAAGACCTACGGTTTCTCCAGACGGTAAAAAGTTAGCGTTTGTAAAAAGAGTACGTGAAAAGAGCGTATTGTACCTGCATGATATAGAGACAGGAGAAGAATGGCCTTTGTACGACAAATTGAATAAAGATCAACAAGAAGCATGGGCTATTTTTGGCGTGTATCCAAATTTCAACTGGATGCCTAACAGTACCGATTTAGTATTTTGGAGCGGAGGGAAAATTAACAGAATCAATAGTGAAACGCTTCAAGTTTCAGAAATACCATTTACAGCAGATGTGTCTATAGACCTAGCAGAAACAGTTCATTTTACTAGTCCGATAGAAACAAACACCGTATCGTCTAAGGTGATTCGGGATGCTGTAACATCACCCGATGGAAAATTTTTAGTTTTCAATGCATTGGGTTATATTTGGCGTAAGGAGTTACCAAATGGTACGCCTAAAAGAATTACTACAGGCACCGATTTTGAGTTTGAACCAACCATCTCCCCAGATGGACGCAATATTGCATACGTCAGTTGGAGCGATCTTGAGAAAGGTGCCCTTTTTGTAGTACCTGCTTCGGGTGGAATTCCAACAAAGCTTAGTACAGCTAAGGGAATATACAGAACTCCGGCCTACGCCAGAAATGGACGAACGATAGTATTCAGAAAAGAAAACGGTAATTCAGACCTAGGATTTAGTCACACAAAAAAACCAGGGATTTATACAATAAACACCTCTGGAGGTGAAGAAAATTTTGTGGTAAACAAGGGAGAAAACCCAAGCTTTTCTAGCGATGGTAAAAGAATTTTCTTGCAAACTGGTGGGACGTACTTCGGAAATCTGACTAAAAAATTAATTAGCGTCTCTTTAAATGGCGAAGATGAGAAAGAACATCTCATTTCCAAATACGCCAACCATATTGTGCCAAGCCCTGATGGTAACTGGGTTGCCTTTTCAAACTTACATAAAGTCTATGTAGCTCCATTAGTAACAAACGGAAAACCAATCACTATTGATGGAAAAAGTAATTCGGTTCCGGTGCAGCAGATTGCAAGAGATGCCGGTGTTAACATTCACTGGTCACCAAATAGTAAAAAGATACTATGGACCTTAGGCGATGAATACTTCAGCAACACCTTACAAGAGAAATTTAGTTTTATCCCCGGAGGTGCTAAGACCCCTTCAGAAATGCCAACATCAGGGATTAAAATTGGCTTGAGCGTTCCTGCAGATACCCCGAGTGGTAAAATTGCATTCACCAATGCCAGAATAATTACTATGAATGGTGATGAAGTAATGGAAAGCGGTACAATTATTATTGAAGACAACAAAATTATAGGGATTGGACAAAAAATTGGGATTCCAGCAGATGCTAAAATATACGATGCTACCGGTAAAACCATTATGCCAGGTATGGTAGATGCTCATGCCCATATTGGCGCATTTCGTTCTGGTATTCCAGCCCAACAAAATTGGCAATTTATGGCCAATCTAGCCTATGGAGTTACCACAGCACACGACCCTTCTGCTAACACAGAAACTGTATTTACGCTTTCAGAATTACAAAAAACAGGAAGTTTGGTTGGCCCACGACTTTTTTCAACAGGATTTATCTTGTATGGAGCCGATGGAGACTTTAAAGCTGTAATTAATAGTTTAGATGATGCTAGAAGCAGCATAAGACGAACCAAAGCCTTTGGAGCGAAGAGTGTAAAAAGCTACAACCAGCCACGACGAGAACAACGGCAGCAAGTGCTACAGGCGGCAAGAGAAGAAGGTATTAATGTAGTGCCAGAAGGTGGCTCCACCTTTTACCATAATATAACTATGGTGATAGACGGCCACACTGGTGTAGAGCACAACATTCCTGTAGCCCCAATATATAAAGACGTATTAGAGATTTGGAGTAAAAGCGGCACTGGCTACACTCCAACTTTAATTGTTAACTATGGAGGCCTTAACGGAGAATATTTTTATTACCAACGCGATAATGTCTGGGAAAATGAAAAATTACTCACTTTCTCTCCACGCGCCGTAATTGACGCTAGGTCTAGACATAGAACAATGGTACCACTTAGCGAGTATGAAAACGGACATGTTTTAGTGTCTAAAACAGCAAAGCAATTGAGCGATGCAGGAGTAAATGTAAATATGGGTGCTCACGGGCAACTACAAGGCTTAGGCGCGCACTGGGAAACATGGATGATCGCCGCGGGTGGTATGAGCAACCTCGAAGCCTTAAAAACGGCAACTATTAATGCTGCCAACTATATTGGAGCAGGAAACGATGTAGGTTCTCTAGAAGTTGGGAAGCTCGCCGATTTAATTGTACTTTCTAAAAACCCGTTAGAAAATATTGAAAACACCAATTCAATAGAAATGGTTATGGTGAACGGTCGTCTCTACGATGCTAACACCATGAATGAAATAGGAAATAACCCTAAAAAGCGTAAGATGTTTTGGTGGGAAGATAATAAACAAAGTGAAGTATTTCCTTGGCACCAGGAAAGCAATAGCTTTATGCATAGCGGGTGCAATCATTGA